Proteins co-encoded in one Diprion similis isolate iyDipSimi1 chromosome 13, iyDipSimi1.1, whole genome shotgun sequence genomic window:
- the LOC124414203 gene encoding dynein light chain Tctex-type 5-like, with product MSFSKNYAPQNSSHPQTAPVKIASTTRDSSNGRLSLSKGQRPLSKGFSQQSKIGMSSVSLVPGHQVTSATYRSVKGGFKIPRYQNSYRLYAHNPWKQEVVDKVLEEVMTTTLTGMKYNPEVCMKLCQDMTAEIRNRIYRKDYDRYKFIVQVTIVEKTGQSLQVANGRLWDIERDNHSTFTFESSQMYAVGIVVGVYYE from the exons ATGAgcttctcgaaaaattacgccCCTCAAAATTCAAGCCACCCTCAAACCGCGCCTGTGAAAATCGCCTCGACGACGAGAGACTCGTCGAATGGTCGCCTCTCTCTGTCCAAGGGCCAAAGGCCACTGAGCAAAGGCTTCTCCCAGCAGTCAAAAATCGGCATGAGTTCAGTTTCTCTGGTTCCGGGCCATCAAGTCACAAGTGCAACTTACCGAAGCGTAAAGGGAGGATTCAAG ATTCCGAGGTACCAGAACAGCTATCGATTGTATGCCCACAACCCTTGGAAACAGGAAGTCGTCGACAAGGTTCTCGAAGAAGTTATGACCACCACCCTGACCGGGATGAAATACAACCCGGAGGTTTGTATGAAACTCTGCCAGGACATGACGGCTGAGATAAGGAATCGGATATACCGAAAGGACTACGACAG GTACAAGTTCATAGTGCAGGTGACGATAGTAGAAAAGACCGGACAAAGTTTGCAAGTCGCTAATGGCAGGCTGTGGGACATTGAGAGAGACAATCACTCGACTTTTACATTCGAAAGTTCGCAAATGTACGCCGTCGGGATCGTCGTCGGTGTTTATTACGAATAA
- the LOC124414113 gene encoding dynein light chain Tctex-type 5-B-like isoform X1, which produces MATTLVKSIKKRNDGRPAAAINRQSSVQAAINNSATPKAPKYQNSYRLESNKPFNVDPVDKIIRQVMTNNLEDIVYDSKECPKLCAEISADIRDRIRKQNFDRYKIVVIVTINEKASQGIQASMRFLWDVQRDNYSTFTFETRTFFAYCCVFGVYCE; this is translated from the exons ATGGCGACGACACTTGTAAAATCC aTAAAGAAGAGAAACGACGGACGTCCTGCAGCAGCCATAAATCGTCAGAGTAGCGTACAAGCCGCAATCAACAACTCTGCGACACCCAAG GCGCCGAAATATCAGAACAGCTACCGTCTGGAGTCAAACAAACCTTTCAACGTTGATCCCGTGGATAAAATCATCAGGCAAGTCATGACCAACAACCTCGAAGACATCGTATACGATTCCAAAGAGTGTCCGAAACTCTGTGCAGAAATTAGCGCTGACATCCGAGATCGGATTCGGAAACAAAACTTCGACAG GTACAAAATCGTAGTGATAGTGACGATCAACGAAAAGGCTAGTCAAGGAATACAAGCGTCGATGAGATTCCTCTGGGACGTGCAGAGGGATAATTACTCCACTTTCACATTCGAGACGAGAACCTTTTTCGCCTATTGTTGCGTCTTCGGCGTTTACTGCGAGTGA
- the LOC124414113 gene encoding dynein light chain Tctex-type 5-like isoform X2, translated as MPTQFEGAVSADENHDQAPKYQNSYRLESNKPFNVDPVDKIIRQVMTNNLEDIVYDSKECPKLCAEISADIRDRIRKQNFDRYKIVVIVTINEKASQGIQASMRFLWDVQRDNYSTFTFETRTFFAYCCVFGVYCE; from the exons ATGCCGACGCAATTTGAGGGCGCAGTTTCAGCTGACGAAAATCATGAtcag GCGCCGAAATATCAGAACAGCTACCGTCTGGAGTCAAACAAACCTTTCAACGTTGATCCCGTGGATAAAATCATCAGGCAAGTCATGACCAACAACCTCGAAGACATCGTATACGATTCCAAAGAGTGTCCGAAACTCTGTGCAGAAATTAGCGCTGACATCCGAGATCGGATTCGGAAACAAAACTTCGACAG GTACAAAATCGTAGTGATAGTGACGATCAACGAAAAGGCTAGTCAAGGAATACAAGCGTCGATGAGATTCCTCTGGGACGTGCAGAGGGATAATTACTCCACTTTCACATTCGAGACGAGAACCTTTTTCGCCTATTGTTGCGTCTTCGGCGTTTACTGCGAGTGA